In Pecten maximus chromosome 10, xPecMax1.1, whole genome shotgun sequence, one genomic interval encodes:
- the LOC117336526 gene encoding aldo-keto reductase family 1 member A1-like: MSSGVPLTVPMPGKPYPTVGLGTFTFFDETGSAEELCNAVKIAISEGYRHVDCALAYGNEKAVGDAIKAKIDDGTITRNDIYITTKLWNTHHNPDHVEKALKKSLRNLQTDYVDLYLMHWPFAFKDGDDLFPRDSDGNFVFADHDYIDTWKAMEKLVGAGLARAIGISNFNKRQIERLLEVATIRPSNIQIEIHPYLLNETLVNFCRQNKMTVTAYCPLAHPSTSRKIEGEPVIFDEQLLKDISSAKEKSIAQVVLRFLLQRGIVVIPKSITPTRIKENLQLYDFDLSESEMKQIAGLSGNFRIVKEDKVSSHKYYPFYDGF; this comes from the exons ATGTCGTCTGGAGTTCCGCTAACTGTTCCCATGCCAGGGAAGCCTTACCCGACTGTAGGGCTCGGCACCTTTACTTTCTTTGATGAAACC GGTTCCGCAGAAGAATTGTGCAATGCGGTCAAGATCGCCATTTCGGAAGGTTACCGACACGTAGACTGCGCGCTTGCTTATGGTAACGAAAAAGCGGTGGGGGATGCTATAAAGGCGAAAATCGACGACGGAACCATTACCCGGAACGACATCTATATAACCACAAAG CTTTGGAACACACACCACAACCCCGACCACGTCGAAAAGGCTCTGAAAAAGTCATTGCGCAATCTCCAGACCGATTATGTTGACCTGTACCTTATGCACTGGCCGTTCGCGTTCAAG GACGGAGATGATCTATTTCCAAGAGACAGTGACGGTAACTTTGTTTTCGCTGACCACGATTATATAGATACCTGGAAG GCGATGGAGAAACTGGTTGGAGCTGGATTAGCTAGGGCCATAGGAATTTCCAACTTTAACAAGAGACAGATAGAGAGACTGTTAGAAGTAGCAACGATACGCCCATCAAATATACAG ataGAAATCCATCCGTATTTGCTGAACGAGACACTGGTTAATTTCTGTAGACAGAATAAGATGACCGTCACAGCGTACTGTCCCTTGGCGCATCCCAGTACATCACG GAAGATTGAAGGTGAACCAGTAATATTTGATGAACAACTTTTGAAAGATATTTCATCTGCTAAGGAAAAGTCGATAGCTCAG GTTGTGTTGAGGTTCCTCCTACAAAGAGGTATCGTTGTTATCCCTAAGAGTATAACTCCAACCAGGATCAAGGAAAACTTACAG TTATACGACTTTGATTTGTCCGAGTCTGAAATGAAGCAAATAGCTGGATTAAGTGGAAATTTCCGGATCGTTAAGGAAGATAA aGTATCAAGCCACAAATATTACCCTTTCTACGACGGCTTCTGA